One genomic region from Pyrobaculum islandicum DSM 4184 encodes:
- a CDS encoding helix-turn-helix domain-containing protein, translating to MAEIPLKPTGREEIRKLESALLVMSLFDKETLEAIKDPATRVTWVDSLYTAAAALARERAGIPTSKIAEELGVTEATVRRHLKGETRAGQLVKKVYDRLSKEGFKVELPTELAEECTKQITELKDKIEKVKKALAEIQSWL from the coding sequence ATGGCGGAGATTCCGTTAAAGCCGACGGGACGTGAGGAGATTAGAAAGCTGGAGTCAGCGCTATTAGTAATGTCTTTGTTTGACAAAGAGACTCTTGAAGCAATTAAAGACCCAGCCACTAGAGTGACTTGGGTAGACTCGCTTTATACCGCCGCGGCTGCCTTAGCTAGAGAGAGAGCTGGCATTCCTACTTCTAAAATAGCTGAAGAGCTTGGAGTCACCGAGGCTACTGTAAGACGCCATTTAAAAGGTGAAACCAGGGCTGGACAATTAGTGAAGAAAGTATACGATAGGTTATCTAAAGAAGGCTTTAAGGTAGAATTGCCGACAGAACTAGCCGAAGAGTGTACAAAACAGATAACTGAACTGAAAGATAAAATAGAAAAAGTAAAGAAGGCGCTTGCAGAAATTCAAAGCTGGCTTTAG
- a CDS encoding B3/B4 domain-containing protein, translating into MITILNEVKSLGVFVAYDVVYGVDNTRYTSQLEEEINRIVEEIRGALSLETLKDHHIIRAYRDFYWKTLKIDPTKQRPAQEALLRRVLRGESLPRINPVVDAGNAISIKYIVPIGLYDISKIHGKTLRIRLSRKGEVFHPIGGQPHELDDQIVLASNDQILHVYPYRDSVETKIDVSTKDVLIVVAGVPGVEEERLINATLHLRRLLSLLGGVADGDVRLA; encoded by the coding sequence ATGATTACTATTTTAAACGAGGTAAAAAGCTTGGGAGTTTTCGTAGCTTATGACGTAGTATATGGGGTAGACAATACGAGATATACGTCGCAACTTGAAGAAGAGATTAATAGAATCGTGGAAGAGATTAGAGGGGCTCTCTCTTTAGAAACGCTAAAAGATCACCACATAATTAGAGCGTATCGCGACTTCTATTGGAAGACTCTTAAAATAGATCCAACAAAGCAACGGCCTGCGCAAGAGGCCCTCCTCAGGAGAGTGTTGCGCGGGGAGTCTCTGCCGAGGATAAACCCCGTTGTAGATGCTGGAAATGCCATATCAATAAAATATATAGTGCCCATAGGGCTTTATGACATTTCGAAGATCCACGGAAAAACCCTTCGCATTAGGCTGTCAAGAAAAGGAGAGGTCTTCCACCCGATAGGAGGTCAGCCGCATGAGCTAGATGATCAGATAGTCCTTGCGTCAAATGACCAAATACTCCATGTGTATCCATATAGGGATAGTGTAGAGACAAAAATAGACGTGTCAACAAAAGACGTGTTAATCGTAGTGGCAGGAGTTCCGGGAGTTGAGGAGGAGCGGTTAATAAATGCAACGTTACACCTCCGCAGACTTTTATCGCTTTTGGGAGGTGTCGCCGATGGCGATGTGAGATTAGCTTAA
- a CDS encoding cyclic 2,3-diphosphoglycerate synthase, whose amino-acid sequence MRRVAIIGAAGRDFHVYHMVYRGSKDYKVVAFLMTQIPLPNRRYPPSLSGIPEGIPIYTWRSYEELTRLLKELRVDEAVLAYSDLLYDEVGHIISAVLASGATFKIHGPNDTYLNSIKPVIAVTATRTGAGKSTVSKEVVRELSAKGYRVAVVRHPMPYRDLEESIVEVFKRPEDLDKLTFEEREEFEQYVEIGVPVLAGVDYSAVLREAERLGDIILWDGGNNDFPFFRPNYMIVVTDARRAGHEVNSFPGEVNLRLADAVIITKVSDASRENVEKVVSNVRRVNPRASITKADLEVYVDKDITGKRVLIIEDAPTVTHGGLPYGAGYIAAVKYGAEVVDPRPYAVGTIKKIYEEYNIGPVLPSLGYTLEQRRDLEAVIKHIDVDIVLVATPAKIERVISINKPIARVSWRLKIVEGPTVKDLVNAFLERLS is encoded by the coding sequence ATGCGTAGAGTCGCAATTATAGGAGCTGCAGGGAGAGACTTCCATGTGTATCACATGGTATACAGAGGGTCTAAAGATTATAAAGTAGTTGCGTTTTTAATGACACAAATTCCTTTGCCAAATAGGAGATATCCGCCTTCGCTCTCTGGCATACCTGAGGGCATACCTATATATACATGGAGAAGCTACGAGGAGCTTACGCGGCTTCTAAAAGAGCTTCGCGTAGATGAGGCTGTTCTTGCGTATAGTGATTTGTTATATGATGAGGTTGGGCATATAATCTCGGCCGTGCTTGCCAGCGGAGCCACATTTAAAATTCACGGGCCTAATGACACATATCTCAATTCTATAAAACCTGTCATAGCTGTCACGGCGACTAGAACAGGCGCCGGCAAATCTACTGTTTCTAAGGAGGTGGTACGAGAGCTCTCTGCCAAGGGGTATAGAGTTGCCGTAGTGAGACACCCAATGCCATATAGAGATCTAGAAGAGAGCATAGTTGAGGTATTTAAAAGGCCGGAGGATCTAGACAAACTGACCTTTGAAGAAAGAGAGGAGTTTGAGCAATATGTGGAGATAGGGGTCCCTGTGTTAGCCGGTGTAGATTACAGCGCTGTATTAAGAGAAGCAGAGCGTCTTGGAGATATTATACTGTGGGATGGCGGTAACAACGATTTCCCATTCTTTAGACCTAATTATATGATTGTTGTAACCGACGCGCGTAGAGCAGGCCATGAGGTTAACTCATTTCCCGGCGAGGTAAACCTCCGCCTTGCAGATGCAGTAATCATAACTAAGGTTAGTGATGCCAGTAGAGAAAATGTCGAAAAGGTCGTTAGTAACGTCCGACGGGTAAATCCAAGGGCATCTATAACAAAGGCAGACTTAGAGGTTTATGTAGATAAAGATATAACGGGTAAACGCGTGCTTATAATTGAGGACGCGCCTACAGTTACTCATGGCGGTTTGCCATATGGCGCAGGCTATATAGCTGCGGTAAAATACGGAGCAGAGGTTGTAGATCCGAGACCCTATGCTGTCGGCACTATAAAGAAGATATATGAAGAGTATAATATAGGGCCTGTATTGCCAAGCCTAGGCTACACTCTTGAACAGAGAAGAGATTTAGAAGCCGTAATTAAACATATTGATGTAGATATCGTACTTGTAGCCACGCCAGCTAAAATAGAGAGAGTAATAAGCATAAACAAACCCATTGCAAGAGTTAGCTGGAGGTTAAAGATAGTAGAGGGGCCGACAGTAAAGGATCTTGTAAATGCCTTTTTAGAAAGATTAAGCTAA
- a CDS encoding metallophosphoesterase family protein produces the protein MIFFGDVHIGSRYSKIQELVKCLRATYVEEVVITGDLFENQYRRVSYDEAIKLIRRAMGILQIQPRRLYISFSKSSHDPQLPGPLITKIGDTEVFAYNGEVFIEGPQKIVVTHGDRAIRSGVLAYFIDLVRRGQLGRWLRRELALSDEVWLVYGHSHVPYVNEQEKILNPGSWKIYGVRRIRGNIYQLPYPKPLCQPDL, from the coding sequence GTGATATTTTTCGGCGACGTACACATAGGCTCGCGATATTCGAAAATACAGGAGCTAGTAAAATGTCTCAGAGCTACATATGTAGAGGAAGTTGTTATTACCGGCGATCTTTTTGAGAATCAGTATAGGAGGGTTAGCTACGACGAAGCTATTAAACTCATAAGAAGAGCCATGGGGATTCTACAGATTCAACCACGGAGACTGTATATTTCTTTTAGTAAGTCATCACATGACCCACAGCTACCAGGGCCCCTTATTACAAAAATAGGCGATACTGAGGTCTTTGCTTATAATGGCGAAGTTTTTATAGAGGGCCCTCAAAAAATTGTAGTTACACATGGAGACAGAGCCATAAGGAGTGGGGTATTGGCGTATTTTATAGATCTCGTCAGAAGAGGCCAGCTCGGCAGATGGTTGAGGAGAGAGTTGGCATTAAGCGACGAGGTTTGGCTAGTTTATGGCCACAGCCACGTGCCCTATGTCAATGAGCAAGAGAAAATACTCAACCCCGGAAGTTGGAAAATATATGGGGTAAGGAGGATTAGAGGCAATATTTATCAATTACCTTATCCCAAGCCTCTCTGCCAGCCAGATCTCTAG
- a CDS encoding DsbA family protein, whose amino-acid sequence MFFRKSKLRLTPLTKTEVVKRLLDLAVVKVGNSERVVLVFFDLKCPFCAKLFKETEELLVDMANRGLITYAMCDYVVHRDAEPLHRMLRCISEKERLKFVRDAFEGKRVEIGNCPEGNLRICEKMAEELGVIGTPTLLFYHLAKGKGYIHFGYISPTEILEAISSL is encoded by the coding sequence GTGTTTTTCAGAAAGTCTAAGCTCAGACTCACGCCACTTACAAAGACCGAAGTAGTAAAGAGGTTACTTGATTTGGCAGTAGTAAAGGTAGGAAATAGCGAGAGAGTTGTGTTAGTATTTTTCGATTTAAAATGTCCTTTCTGTGCAAAGTTGTTTAAAGAGACGGAAGAGCTTTTAGTAGATATGGCAAATAGGGGGCTTATAACATACGCAATGTGTGACTATGTAGTTCATAGAGATGCCGAACCTCTCCATAGAATGCTCAGATGTATTTCTGAAAAAGAACGGTTGAAGTTTGTAAGAGACGCCTTTGAAGGCAAAAGGGTTGAAATCGGCAACTGCCCCGAGGGTAACTTGAGGATATGTGAAAAGATGGCAGAAGAACTCGGTGTTATTGGCACGCCGACACTTCTCTTTTACCACTTAGCCAAGGGCAAGGGATATATACACTTCGGCTATATATCTCCAACCGAAATTTTGGAAGCTATATCTTCTTTATGA
- a CDS encoding thioredoxin/glutaredoxin, whose translation MIKIVIHHTCKSSYVLYKALRGVPGITFEMVGTLYFPYLKRYVLSVPAVFANGKLVLVDPVEPGDVIALKDGRTKKELDIEEAIENFVRGIMASQAILTAVMLYKSLKPVLDPELVAVLSRARYHEQEDKIGQIVHKLQERGEELLQEHWESFIKLLTFGLVRELYWLGIDINELEISHIKMWLLAKATLGRLGLPYPKPSVPDDVATAVYATLKESGQRYMDKIAEEQNIIATDREFLALIQEY comes from the coding sequence ATGATTAAAATAGTAATTCACCACACATGTAAGTCGTCATATGTATTATACAAAGCCCTCAGGGGTGTGCCAGGTATAACTTTTGAAATGGTGGGCACGTTGTATTTCCCATATCTCAAACGTTACGTATTGAGTGTGCCTGCAGTTTTTGCTAATGGGAAACTTGTATTAGTAGACCCGGTAGAGCCAGGCGATGTAATTGCTCTAAAAGATGGCAGAACAAAGAAGGAGCTTGACATAGAAGAGGCTATAGAAAACTTTGTAAGAGGTATAATGGCGAGTCAAGCTATTTTAACAGCTGTTATGTTGTATAAATCTCTCAAGCCTGTGCTAGATCCTGAGCTTGTCGCAGTGCTTTCCAGAGCGAGATATCATGAACAAGAAGACAAAATTGGTCAGATTGTACATAAATTACAGGAGAGAGGAGAGGAGCTTTTGCAAGAACACTGGGAGAGTTTTATCAAGTTGCTAACTTTTGGACTTGTTAGAGAGCTGTATTGGCTCGGCATTGATATAAACGAGCTAGAGATTAGCCATATAAAAATGTGGCTATTAGCAAAAGCTACATTAGGCAGATTGGGTTTGCCATACCCAAAGCCATCAGTGCCAGACGATGTGGCTACTGCGGTGTATGCCACATTGAAAGAGTCAGGCCAGAGATATATGGACAAGATAGCCGAGGAGCAAAACATCATTGCTACAGACAGAGAGTTTCTCGCATTAATACAGGAATATTGA
- a CDS encoding adenosylcobalamin-dependent ribonucleoside-diphosphate reductase, translated as MYTVVKLSGLLEPFSLEKLRLSIRQAASEVGVEVDGEVEININRDVNSWELADLVQLELLKRAIDRPELAEVAKSHLLGRIYKEVFGKDFLKHKSGYLERALARYRQLAEAGLLKEESLRLLEAFEPRPDFDRSLSYNALRLFTNGNYALRGGDFRLAETPSMAAWRVATAVARDVETARRYYDAITSLRIVPASPFWFNAWTKKEMFASCFTLEVEDCLSSLSHPGRFCIYDALAYSGIIQQLGGGVGYDFSLLRPEGDVVRGSVGVASGPVSFMKLFDTNVEVIKQGGKRRGAQMGTLHVWHPDVRKFIKAKTGELKDAHLQNFNISVFVDDAFMEKALGLDKDPKYPLVNPRIYLERTGRKPVEETRVSPPQEAVAGWVDARELFREIAEGAWDSGDPGVIYKDNLNASNPLLGEEIEVAGHRFRYIWRAVNPCSETHQNPFEVCNLTHINLVKFARECAGKTFEEKLACIDWEGLAEAARLGTRFLDDAIDRSYTGIEVIDEMNRATRKNGLGIMGFAELLIKLGIPYASWEAVELINRIMAWIYVNALDESAELARERGPFKFFEKSAYARGEIPVLKFQDYVWGRWERVKGAFPPELREAGDRLREITMRTREWLRPRLEALREKVKGGVRNSVVLSIAPTGRTSILAGTTSGVEPVFALAFIRNVTVGTLIEYYWPAVEWLRARGLWTPQVRKTVEETGMLKDAPLPEEVKHLFATAMEIGWLWHVLMQASAQQWVDQGISKTINMPANAPKEDVYWAFALAWALGVKGITVYRDKSKSVQVIYTGLKQEIKKKLADTKIIVKPIALDSAIEEVAEKAKLKALEEGKDPYCKTGECG; from the coding sequence ATGTATACAGTTGTTAAACTCAGCGGCTTATTGGAGCCTTTCTCACTTGAGAAATTAAGACTATCAATTCGACAGGCAGCGTCTGAGGTGGGCGTTGAGGTAGACGGCGAGGTGGAGATAAACATAAATAGGGACGTCAACTCGTGGGAGTTGGCGGATCTAGTCCAGCTTGAGTTGCTCAAGCGCGCCATAGATAGGCCAGAGTTGGCGGAGGTGGCTAAGTCCCACCTCCTGGGCAGGATCTACAAGGAGGTCTTCGGCAAGGACTTCCTCAAGCACAAGTCGGGCTATCTAGAGCGGGCTCTCGCGAGGTATAGACAGCTGGCGGAGGCCGGCCTGCTGAAGGAGGAGTCTCTACGCCTGCTGGAGGCCTTCGAGCCCAGGCCCGACTTCGACAGATCGCTCAGCTACAACGCCCTCCGCCTCTTCACCAACGGCAACTACGCCCTGAGGGGCGGGGACTTCAGGCTGGCCGAGACCCCCAGCATGGCGGCTTGGCGCGTCGCCACAGCCGTCGCGCGGGATGTGGAGACGGCGAGGAGGTACTACGACGCAATCACGTCACTGAGGATAGTGCCGGCGTCGCCCTTCTGGTTCAACGCCTGGACTAAGAAGGAGATGTTCGCCTCGTGCTTCACGCTGGAGGTGGAGGACTGCCTATCCTCCCTCTCCCACCCAGGCCGCTTCTGTATCTACGACGCCCTTGCCTACTCCGGCATAATACAGCAGTTGGGCGGCGGCGTCGGCTACGACTTCTCCCTGCTGAGGCCGGAGGGCGACGTGGTGAGGGGGAGCGTCGGCGTTGCCTCAGGCCCAGTCAGCTTCATGAAGCTGTTCGACACCAACGTCGAGGTGATTAAACAGGGGGGCAAGAGGAGGGGCGCCCAGATGGGCACGCTACACGTGTGGCACCCCGACGTGAGGAAGTTCATAAAGGCCAAGACGGGGGAGCTCAAAGACGCCCACCTCCAGAACTTCAACATCTCGGTCTTCGTAGACGACGCCTTCATGGAGAAGGCGCTGGGTCTCGACAAAGACCCGAAGTACCCCCTGGTGAACCCGAGGATATATCTGGAGAGGACCGGGAGGAAGCCCGTGGAGGAGACCCGAGTCAGCCCGCCGCAGGAGGCGGTGGCCGGTTGGGTAGACGCGAGGGAGCTCTTCCGCGAGATCGCGGAGGGCGCCTGGGACTCGGGAGACCCCGGCGTGATATATAAGGACAACCTAAACGCCTCCAACCCCCTCCTCGGCGAAGAGATAGAGGTGGCCGGCCACAGGTTTAGATACATCTGGAGAGCCGTCAACCCCTGCAGTGAGACCCACCAAAACCCCTTCGAGGTGTGTAACCTCACCCACATAAACCTAGTCAAATTCGCCAGGGAGTGCGCCGGGAAGACCTTCGAGGAGAAGCTGGCGTGTATAGACTGGGAGGGTCTCGCCGAGGCGGCCCGCCTAGGCACTAGGTTTCTCGACGACGCGATAGACCGTAGTTACACGGGGATAGAGGTGATAGACGAGATGAACCGTGCCACGAGGAAGAACGGCCTCGGCATCATGGGCTTCGCCGAGCTGTTGATAAAACTGGGCATCCCCTACGCCAGTTGGGAGGCGGTGGAGCTGATAAACAGAATAATGGCGTGGATATACGTCAACGCCCTCGACGAATCCGCCGAGTTGGCCAGGGAGAGGGGGCCGTTTAAGTTCTTCGAGAAGTCGGCGTACGCCAGAGGCGAGATACCGGTTCTGAAGTTCCAGGACTACGTCTGGGGCAGGTGGGAGCGCGTCAAAGGGGCCTTCCCGCCTGAGCTAAGGGAGGCAGGCGACCGCCTCCGCGAGATAACCATGAGGACGAGGGAGTGGCTGAGGCCGAGGCTTGAGGCGCTGAGGGAGAAGGTCAAAGGCGGCGTGAGGAACTCGGTGGTGTTGTCCATAGCCCCCACGGGCAGAACCAGCATACTGGCCGGCACCACAAGCGGCGTGGAGCCCGTCTTCGCCCTGGCCTTCATAAGGAACGTGACCGTCGGCACCCTCATAGAGTACTACTGGCCGGCGGTGGAGTGGCTGAGGGCGAGGGGCCTCTGGACGCCCCAGGTGAGGAAGACGGTGGAGGAGACCGGCATGCTCAAGGACGCCCCTCTGCCGGAGGAGGTGAAGCACCTCTTCGCCACCGCCATGGAGATCGGCTGGCTGTGGCACGTCCTAATGCAGGCGAGCGCACAACAGTGGGTGGATCAGGGCATATCCAAGACCATAAACATGCCCGCCAATGCCCCAAAGGAGGACGTATACTGGGCTTTCGCCCTCGCGTGGGCCCTCGGCGTTAAGGGCATAACGGTGTATAGAGACAAGTCCAAGTCTGTGCAGGTGATATACACAGGGCTGAAGCAGGAGATAAAGAAGAAGCTGGCCGACACGAAGATAATAGTGAAACCCATCGCCCTGGACTCAGCCATAGAGGAAGTCGCCGAGAAGGCCAAGCTGAAGGCCCTAGAGGAGGGCAAAGACCCCTACTGCAAAACTGGGGAGTGTGGTTAG
- the serS gene encoding serine--tRNA ligase, giving the protein MSYSVLEALRNNPDYVKKVLTARRLDTSLVDKFLELDKKWRQLKKEVDELRHVYNQLSKEGAKAPPERRREIVEKARELAAKLENLEKEVEKIEREREDLLWSFPNLIHDSVPICPEGVDSIPVRYGGVVKVAKDAVGTLKDVEYVIVDKLPIGHADMAEVVLGMVDTLKAGEVAGSRFYYLLDDLVWLDFALAMYAMDRLAQKGFRPIIPPYMLKFDVIKRVLDFDTFRDAIYKIEGEDLYLIATAEHGIAAYLYKRELVEDELPLLFVGWSPCFRKEAGAGSRDLKGIFRVHIFHKVEQFVFSLPEDSWRWHEEITKNTEELIKDLGLPYRVVNICAHDLGAPAAKKYDIEVWYPAQSMYRELASCSNVTDWQSYRLGIRVTRKGMRREFVHTLNCTGLATTRTITAILENFQREDGVVEIPKVLRPYLEPIKAAPKDYIYPKKRS; this is encoded by the coding sequence ATGTCCTACAGTGTATTAGAAGCGCTTAGGAATAACCCTGACTATGTTAAAAAGGTGTTAACTGCAAGAAGGCTCGACACGTCGCTGGTAGACAAATTTTTAGAGCTGGATAAGAAATGGCGGCAACTGAAAAAAGAGGTTGATGAGCTAAGACATGTTTATAACCAGCTTTCAAAAGAGGGCGCAAAGGCGCCTCCTGAAAGAAGAAGAGAGATTGTAGAAAAGGCACGTGAACTTGCGGCAAAGCTTGAAAACTTGGAAAAAGAGGTGGAAAAAATTGAAAGAGAGAGGGAAGACCTTCTCTGGAGTTTTCCAAACTTAATTCATGACTCTGTCCCCATATGTCCAGAGGGTGTAGATTCAATTCCAGTAAGGTATGGAGGGGTCGTCAAAGTCGCTAAAGATGCCGTGGGGACTCTCAAAGACGTAGAGTATGTAATAGTGGATAAACTCCCTATAGGCCATGCGGATATGGCCGAGGTTGTCCTAGGGATGGTGGATACCCTCAAGGCAGGGGAGGTGGCAGGAAGCCGCTTTTACTATCTTCTTGACGATTTAGTATGGCTAGATTTTGCCTTAGCTATGTACGCTATGGATCGTCTGGCTCAAAAAGGATTTAGACCAATTATACCGCCATATATGTTAAAATTTGACGTAATTAAGAGAGTGCTCGACTTTGACACATTTAGAGATGCTATCTATAAGATAGAGGGCGAGGATTTATACCTAATAGCGACGGCGGAGCATGGAATAGCGGCCTATCTATACAAGAGAGAACTTGTAGAAGACGAGCTCCCGCTCTTGTTTGTGGGGTGGTCTCCCTGTTTTAGAAAAGAGGCAGGGGCCGGCAGTAGGGATCTAAAGGGGATTTTTAGAGTCCATATATTCCACAAGGTGGAACAGTTTGTATTTTCGCTCCCTGAAGACTCTTGGAGGTGGCATGAGGAGATAACAAAAAACACAGAGGAGCTTATAAAAGATTTGGGTCTGCCGTATAGAGTAGTAAACATATGTGCTCACGACCTAGGCGCGCCTGCGGCAAAGAAATACGACATTGAGGTATGGTACCCAGCCCAAAGCATGTATAGAGAGTTGGCGAGTTGTTCAAACGTAACAGATTGGCAGTCGTATAGGCTAGGTATCAGGGTGACTAGGAAGGGCATGAGACGCGAGTTTGTACATACGCTAAACTGCACTGGGCTTGCCACTACGCGTACTATTACGGCGATATTAGAAAACTTTCAAAGAGAAGATGGCGTAGTTGAAATACCAAAAGTACTAAGGCCATATTTAGAGCCTATTAAGGCCGCTCCCAAGGACTATATATACCCAAAGAAGAGAAGTTAG
- the pyrH gene encoding UMP kinase gives MTLVIKLSGRVFEDEELIFKYARVIKAYSGKVGVVTGGGEIARRYISIAKRGGASYTFQDLLGIYASRLNALLFISLLEDACPIVPTNIEEFLDAWRRCRITVTGGFQPGQSTATVAALVAEAVKAPVLLNAANIDAVYSEDPKINPNAKRLPVLTYDEFERILKSSVLPGGYELMDTWSISILKRNCITTYIFDGRKPEHIEAVMRGENPGSKITC, from the coding sequence ATGACGTTGGTAATTAAGCTTTCGGGACGTGTGTTTGAAGATGAAGAGCTGATTTTTAAATACGCTCGGGTGATCAAAGCGTACAGCGGCAAAGTTGGTGTGGTAACAGGCGGTGGGGAGATAGCGAGGAGATATATCTCTATAGCTAAACGGGGGGGTGCATCTTATACATTTCAAGATCTCCTCGGTATATACGCCAGCCGCCTAAATGCATTACTTTTCATCTCTCTTTTAGAAGACGCATGTCCCATTGTGCCTACAAATATAGAGGAGTTTCTAGACGCTTGGCGCCGCTGTCGGATAACAGTGACTGGAGGCTTTCAGCCAGGCCAATCTACTGCCACCGTCGCCGCACTCGTAGCAGAAGCTGTGAAAGCGCCTGTTTTGTTGAACGCAGCTAATATTGACGCTGTATATAGCGAAGACCCAAAAATAAATCCAAACGCTAAAAGACTCCCAGTTCTGACATACGACGAATTCGAAAGAATACTTAAGTCGTCTGTATTACCAGGGGGCTATGAATTAATGGACACATGGAGCATTTCGATTTTAAAGAGAAATTGTATCACCACATATATATTCGATGGAAGAAAGCCAGAGCATATAGAGGCTGTTATGAGGGGAGAGAACCCGGGGAGTAAAATAACATGCTAG
- a CDS encoding HIT family protein, translated as MDCIFCKIVRGEAPAWKVYEDGEFIVILDKYPASYGHLLVVSKEHYTNVIDAPVEKVVKGFEIATKLAKAWAKLGAPGVNIVTNAGRDAGQMVYHLHIHVIPRWGGKLTWHGREEIREEEAREVVEKLQRVLPEYFK; from the coding sequence ATGGATTGTATATTTTGTAAAATAGTGAGAGGGGAGGCACCTGCGTGGAAAGTATATGAAGATGGAGAGTTCATAGTTATATTAGACAAATATCCAGCATCCTATGGGCATCTACTTGTGGTATCGAAAGAACACTATACTAATGTAATAGATGCCCCAGTGGAGAAAGTTGTTAAAGGTTTTGAGATAGCCACAAAGCTTGCAAAAGCTTGGGCTAAGTTAGGAGCTCCTGGTGTAAACATAGTAACAAACGCAGGGCGTGACGCAGGTCAAATGGTATATCACCTACATATACATGTGATCCCCAGATGGGGCGGCAAGTTGACGTGGCATGGGAGAGAGGAGATTAGAGAGGAAGAGGCTAGGGAAGTTGTAGAAAAACTTCAAAGAGTATTACCAGAGTATTTTAAGTAG
- a CDS encoding sigma factor-like helix-turn-helix DNA-binding protein gives MKLTATEKKVAELYSRGLRPREIAETLGISINTVYKALSKARKTLEVVEPPANHYIFSFPIYTYSINISATPVSISSSGAFLVQNLHDMILKKLDEILALLSSERREPRTAQNNTTSNQTYVRLEGEGRNGNGHMPELLKKNIWISLLRNKAV, from the coding sequence GTGAAACTTACTGCGACTGAAAAGAAAGTTGCAGAACTATATTCAAGAGGCTTAAGACCTAGAGAAATAGCCGAGACGCTCGGTATATCTATAAACACGGTATATAAGGCTTTGTCGAAAGCGCGTAAAACGCTAGAGGTAGTAGAACCCCCGGCTAACCATTATATATTTAGCTTCCCCATATACACATACTCCATAAATATTTCCGCCACTCCCGTATCTATATCTTCTAGCGGGGCGTTTCTTGTACAAAATCTCCATGACATGATCCTGAAGAAACTTGACGAGATCCTCGCCTTGCTCAGCTCAGAGAGACGCGAACCGCGTACGGCTCAAAATAATACGACTTCTAACCAGACATATGTGAGACTTGAGGGGGAGGGCCGTAATGGAAATGGCCATATGCCTGAGTTATTGAAGAAAAACATATGGATATCGCTTCTGAGAAACAAGGCGGTTTAA